In Mycobacterium sp. JS623, one genomic interval encodes:
- a CDS encoding enoyl-CoA hydratase, producing MSDPVLVQVDDHVALITINDPQRRNAVTAEISAALRTAVDATEANADVHALIVTGAGKAFCAGADLTALGAATEDGLRVIYDGFLAVANCALPTIAAVNGAAVGAGLNLALAADVRIAGPAALFDPRFQKLGIHPGGGATWMLQRGVGPQVARASLLFGMRFDAEAAVRYGLALEVADDPVAAARKLAAGPAAAPRDVVIATKASMRATANPGVLDTEQHRIAVDTELGPQATSITSPEFAKRLAAAQRK from the coding sequence GTGTCTGATCCAGTACTGGTGCAGGTCGACGATCACGTCGCCCTCATCACGATCAACGACCCGCAGCGCCGTAACGCCGTCACCGCCGAGATCTCGGCCGCCCTGCGAACCGCGGTCGACGCCACAGAGGCCAACGCCGATGTGCACGCGCTGATCGTCACCGGAGCAGGCAAGGCGTTCTGCGCCGGCGCCGATCTCACCGCATTGGGCGCCGCGACCGAGGACGGCCTGCGCGTCATCTACGACGGCTTCCTCGCCGTAGCCAACTGCGCACTGCCGACGATCGCGGCGGTCAACGGCGCGGCGGTGGGCGCCGGTTTGAATCTGGCGCTGGCCGCTGACGTCCGAATCGCCGGTCCCGCAGCGCTTTTCGACCCCCGGTTCCAAAAGCTCGGCATCCATCCCGGTGGCGGTGCCACCTGGATGCTGCAACGCGGCGTCGGCCCGCAAGTCGCCCGCGCCTCACTGCTTTTCGGCATGCGCTTCGACGCCGAGGCCGCGGTGCGCTACGGATTGGCACTCGAAGTCGCCGACGATCCCGTTGCGGCCGCAAGGAAACTCGCCGCCGGACCGGCTGCCGCGCCCCGCGACGTGGTGATCGCCACCAAGGCCTCCATGCGGGCGACCGCCAACCCCGGCGTCCTCGACACCGAACAGCACCGGATCGCCGTCGACACCGAGCTGGGGCCGCAGGCCACCTCGATCACCTCGCCGGAATTCGCCAAGAGACTCGCCGCCGCCCAGCGAAAATGA
- a CDS encoding dihydrolipoamide acetyltransferase family protein, which translates to MSTVKEFLVPDLGEGLEDATITGWSIAVGDDVELNQTLCTVETNKAEVEIPSPYAGRIVELGGAEGDTLNVGTLLVRIATEAPAATASKDETPKRKPVLVGYGADDEMDSSRRGSVGERPRAKPPVRKLAAELNVDLSVVAGSGADGVITREDVLAAAGRSAPTPEMVAVRGVQAEMAHRMTLSRRQIPDAHAGVQVDCSSLIRIRDRLRDTTDDESPITPFVLTLRLLTIALRHHPNLNSTWVDTTGGPQIHLHSAVHLGFGVAAPRGLLVPVVSDAQDKTTRELATVVARLIRDARAGTLKPSELQRSTFTVSNFGALGLDEGVPVINYPEAAILGMGSLKPRPVVVEGEVVARPMMSLTCAFDHRIVDGAAAAAFLGELRDLIEAPELALLDL; encoded by the coding sequence GTGAGCACAGTCAAGGAATTCCTGGTTCCTGATTTGGGTGAGGGTCTCGAGGACGCGACGATCACCGGCTGGAGCATCGCGGTCGGTGACGATGTCGAACTGAACCAGACATTGTGCACGGTCGAGACCAACAAAGCCGAAGTCGAGATTCCCAGTCCGTATGCGGGCCGGATCGTTGAGCTTGGCGGCGCCGAGGGCGACACGCTGAACGTCGGCACGCTGCTGGTCCGCATTGCCACTGAAGCTCCGGCTGCAACGGCTTCGAAGGACGAAACCCCGAAGCGCAAACCTGTTCTGGTCGGCTATGGCGCCGACGACGAGATGGACAGCAGCAGACGCGGATCCGTCGGTGAGCGGCCGCGGGCCAAGCCGCCGGTGCGTAAGCTGGCCGCCGAGCTGAACGTCGACCTTTCGGTCGTGGCGGGCAGCGGGGCGGATGGGGTAATCACACGCGAGGATGTGCTCGCGGCCGCGGGCAGATCGGCGCCAACCCCTGAGATGGTCGCTGTGCGCGGCGTGCAGGCGGAGATGGCACACCGGATGACGTTGTCGCGCAGGCAGATACCCGATGCGCACGCCGGTGTTCAGGTCGACTGTTCAAGCCTGATCCGGATACGCGATCGCTTGCGCGACACCACCGACGACGAGTCGCCGATCACGCCGTTCGTGCTGACCTTGCGGCTCTTGACAATTGCGCTGCGACACCACCCGAACCTGAATTCGACGTGGGTGGACACCACCGGCGGGCCGCAGATCCACCTGCATTCCGCCGTGCATCTGGGTTTCGGGGTGGCCGCCCCGCGCGGGCTGCTGGTGCCCGTGGTCAGCGACGCGCAGGACAAGACCACGCGGGAACTCGCCACTGTCGTAGCGCGGCTCATCCGTGATGCGCGGGCGGGCACGCTGAAACCGTCGGAGTTGCAAAGGTCGACGTTCACGGTGTCGAACTTTGGTGCGCTCGGATTGGACGAGGGCGTTCCGGTGATCAACTATCCGGAGGCGGCCATCCTCGGGATGGGTTCGCTGAAGCCGCGCCCTGTCGTGGTCGAGGGCGAAGTGGTTGCGCGGCCGATGATGTCGCTGACGTGTGCGTTCGACCATCGCATCGTCGACGGCGCTGCTGCGGCCGCGTTCCTCGGCGAACTACGCGACCTCATCGAGGCGCCGGAGCTGGCGCTTCTTGATCTCTGA